A single window of Malus sylvestris chromosome 5, drMalSylv7.2, whole genome shotgun sequence DNA harbors:
- the LOC126622616 gene encoding uncharacterized protein LOC126622616, whose translation MAGSESKGKKVEVEGSSDSERAYMNEKLMKDVKALGIIQGAVLDDIFPKISNEETSKDAWDILHQEFYGDKQVRSIKLQGLCRDFEYTRIRDDETLSVYLTRLLELVQEGIAALRGFAQCLDRHAGSTTERAFSSMSVSPDRAFSSMNVNPKGTQPNSSCGNFKPKKNWKSKGKKWDPKAQNLANQGGKYDQGGKSDQSKGKCKHCDKLHYGECWFKGKLKCHGCNQFSHLIKDYDQPNKAEKLVNFANQVTESATMFYACHSTTIGRNMNIWCVDSACSNHITSHESLLIDVDKNVKCRVKMGIGDLV comes from the exons ATGGCTGGGTCAG AATCGAAGGGGAAGAAGGTCGAAGTGGAAGGGTCATCGGATTCAGAGAGAGCATATATGAATGAAAAGCTAATGAAGGATGTTAAGGCACTGGGTATCATCCAAGGAGCTGTCTTggatgacatttttcccaaaatCTCAAACGAAGAGACCTCAAAGGATGCTTGGGATATTCTACACCAGGAATTTTATGGCGATAAGCAAGTGAGATCCATTAAGTTGCAGGGTCTATGCCGTGATTTTGAGTACACAAGGATAAGGGATGATGAAACCTTGTCTGTGTATCTCACTCGTCTTCTCGAGTTG GTACAAGAAGGAATTGCAGCGTTAAGAGGATTTGCACAGTGCCTTGATAGACATGCTGGGAGTACCACTGAGAGAGCATTCAGTAGTATGAGTGTGAGTCCAGATAGAGCTTTCAGTAGTATGAatgtgaatccaaagggaacTCAGCCAAATTCCTCTTGTGGTAATTTTAAACCAAAGAAGAATTGGAAATCGAAGGGAAAGAAATGGGATCCTAAAGCTCAGAATCTTGCTAACCAAGGTGGCAAATATGATCAGGGAGGAAAATCTGACCAATCTAAGGGAAAATGCAAGCATTGTGATAAGTTACACTATGGTGAGTGTTGGTTTAAAGGGAAGCTAAAATGCCATGGATGCAATCAATTTAGTCACCTTATCAAGGACTATGATCAACCAAACAAGGCTGAAAAGCTTGTAAACTTTGCAAATCAGGTAACAGAATCTGCAACCATGTTTTATGCCTGTCATTCTACTACTATTGGAAGGAATATGAATATATGGTGTGTAGACAGTGCATGTAGCAATCATATAACCTCTCATGAATCtttgcttattgatgttgataAGAATGTGAAGTGTAGAGTTAAAATGGGCATTGGAGATTTAGTGTAG
- the LOC126623901 gene encoding uncharacterized protein LOC126623901 isoform X2 — protein sequence MLMAMTRGGVAKSKMFMLREAKHAQGDHRRHFSSKLRGAPENISSRMVESDSEDTDMMESETGSHSSSSWRCNWVPHPRTGIYVPKGHEKVMDDVPKGAASLNQTFWLRNVDGVLEKPDPDTPPEHYYHYMHM from the exons ATGCTGATGGCCATGACGAGAGGCGGGGTGGCAAAATCGAAGATGTTTATGCTTAG GGAAGCTAAGCACGCGCAAGGAGATCATCGACGCCATTTCAGCAGCAAGCTGAGGGGAGCTCCAGAAAACATATCAAGCAGAATGGTTGAGAGTGATAGTGAGGATACTGACATGATGGAAAGTGAGACTGGCAGTCATAGTTCATCTTCATGGAGGTGCAACTGGGTTCCACATCCAAGAACAGGAATATACGTTCCGAAAGGGCATGAAAAGGTCATGGATGATGTGCCTAAGGGAGCTGCTTCTCTTAACCAGACCTTCTGGCTCAGGAACGTCGACGGAGTACTTGAGAAACCCGACCCGGATACTCCTCCTGAGCATTACTATCACTACATGCATATGTAA
- the LOC126623901 gene encoding uncharacterized protein LOC126623901 isoform X1 gives MLMAMTRGGVAKSKMFMLSSYYREAKHAQGDHRRHFSSKLRGAPENISSRMVESDSEDTDMMESETGSHSSSSWRCNWVPHPRTGIYVPKGHEKVMDDVPKGAASLNQTFWLRNVDGVLEKPDPDTPPEHYYHYMHM, from the exons ATGCTGATGGCCATGACGAGAGGCGGGGTGGCAAAATCGAAGATGTTTATGCTTAG TTCATATTACAGGGAAGCTAAGCACGCGCAAGGAGATCATCGACGCCATTTCAGCAGCAAGCTGAGGGGAGCTCCAGAAAACATATCAAGCAGAATGGTTGAGAGTGATAGTGAGGATACTGACATGATGGAAAGTGAGACTGGCAGTCATAGTTCATCTTCATGGAGGTGCAACTGGGTTCCACATCCAAGAACAGGAATATACGTTCCGAAAGGGCATGAAAAGGTCATGGATGATGTGCCTAAGGGAGCTGCTTCTCTTAACCAGACCTTCTGGCTCAGGAACGTCGACGGAGTACTTGAGAAACCCGACCCGGATACTCCTCCTGAGCATTACTATCACTACATGCATATGTAA